Proteins encoded together in one Quercus lobata isolate SW786 chromosome 3, ValleyOak3.0 Primary Assembly, whole genome shotgun sequence window:
- the LOC115979246 gene encoding protein SHORT HYPOCOTYL IN WHITE LIGHT 1, which yields MAGTATLSSLINLNVTPLHSSLSPSAHFPLPHHIQTPSLKPNIISSICHSKLNSSAASEVEAEEIDGDFFFEGDHGVVEDESDDEEDTESSVDLLIRFLQSMLKKVSKRAKKASRSVLPAQIPAQLVSFAVDGVLLLASLSIVKALLEVVCTLGGTVFVVILFLRVIWATISYFQSSGNNFNQGGSSFATAQ from the exons ATGGCAGGAACAGCAACATTATCCTCGTTGATCAACCTCAACGTCACACCCCTCCACTCCTCGCTCTCACCGTCTGCACATTTCCCATTACCACACCACATCCAAACCCCTAGTTTGAAGCCCAACATAATCAGCAGTATTTGTCACAGCAAG CTGAACAGTAGTGCAGCTAGTGAAGTGGAAGCTGAGGAAATTGATGGAGATTTCTTCTTCGAGGGTGATCATGGGGTGGTAGAGGATGAAAGTGATGATGAGGAAGATACAGAAAGCAGTGTTGATTTGTTAATAAGGTTCTTGCAAAGCATGTTAAAGAAAGTTTCCAAGCGTGCCAAGAAGGCTTCTCGCTCTGTTTTGCCGGCCCAAATACCGGCTCAGCTG GTGTCTTTTGCAGTTGATGGCGTTCTACTTTTGGCTTCACTTTCAATTGTTAAAGCACTTCTTGAG GTGGTCTGCACTCTTGGAGGCACTGTGTTTGTGGTGATCCTGTTTCTACGTGTGATTTGGGCCACCATTTCTTATTTCCAATCAAGTGGCAATAATTTTAACCAGGGTGGAAGTTCTTTTGCTACAGCACAGTAA